CCATTAGACGCTCACCAGGAATCCCGCTAAGCTATCCCCCTTGACGAATTCATTCACAGGGAACACTTCCACCCTTTTCAGTGTGGGCATGACCTGTATGGTCTCCTCCACGAATTTGTTAATCTGCTCCCCGTTCTCACCGCCGATTATAGCCACGACACCGTCCTTATCGCTCCGTGCAACAGCGAGCACGTTGGGAAGCAGGGACAGGGTTTTCATAAGGTACTGAATGTACCTTTCCAGGAAATCCTCAATAATGGGAGTCTCGGCCTGAACGTAGACAATAGCAAGGGTTTTGGGCCGCAACTGCTCACCGAGCACTATGGTATATTTTTCAATAAAACTCCTCTCCTGGAGTTTCTTTATTCTGAAATGTATAGTGGATTCCGGGCGATTTAGCCTCTCTGCTATTTCCGATATCGTAAGCCTCGCGTCCTCTTTGAGCAGACGGAGTATCGCTCTATCGAGGTCATCCAG
The nucleotide sequence above comes from Thermococcus celericrescens. Encoded proteins:
- a CDS encoding Lrp/AsnC family transcriptional regulator; translated protein: MRMVQLDDLDRAILRLLKEDARLTISEIAERLNRPESTIHFRIKKLQERSFIEKYTIVLGEQLRPKTLAIVYVQAETPIIEDFLERYIQYLMKTLSLLPNVLAVARSDKDGVVAIIGGENGEQINKFVEETIQVMPTLKRVEVFPVNEFVKGDSLAGFLVSV